A stretch of the uncultured Trichococcus sp. genome encodes the following:
- a CDS encoding MFS transporter — protein METTVKEVGTVKESRYRRAKTWQIGAFALNNSATNIFMFLMMYVSYYATGVVGLGTVIVSTLITMSRMWDGVTDPIIGLWIDKTDGKMGKFRPFMILGFTVMTIITLLMFFTTHLVPQNMRLIYFILLYLVYIVGYTFQTACTKAGQTVLTNDPNQRPLFSTFDMSYTSLLFAGAAMYVSNYMVPKHGGFTESFFHEFVITVVIISGVMTALAVIGLWEHDTTENFGTGGEQEPIKLKDMFNIIKGNRPLQMLIVAASTDKLAATVSGNSIVMVMLFGVVIGDFGVYGSISAITMIPVLILIQIGTRYARKFGSKKALIVSTWLCIGLYSGMFLLLWLGDPSQIRMTDMNAMSLAFVTLYILGTGVRNISGGIVIPMIPDVADYEVYKNDRYAPGVMGTIFSFVDKMISSLGQTVIGLMLAFIGFKEVFPSVDTPATTEIFWVTMILFIGLLILGWVASLIAMKFYELDDKRMVEIQMELADRRDAKKAATEQ, from the coding sequence TTGGAAACGACAGTAAAAGAAGTGGGAACAGTAAAAGAGTCCCGTTACAGACGCGCAAAAACATGGCAAATCGGTGCTTTTGCATTGAACAACTCTGCAACAAACATATTTATGTTTTTAATGATGTACGTATCCTACTACGCTACCGGAGTAGTTGGCTTGGGGACCGTCATCGTATCCACGTTGATTACGATGAGCCGTATGTGGGACGGAGTTACGGATCCGATTATCGGTCTCTGGATCGATAAGACGGACGGCAAAATGGGCAAATTCAGACCCTTCATGATTTTGGGCTTTACCGTCATGACGATCATCACCTTATTGATGTTCTTCACGACGCACTTGGTTCCTCAAAACATGCGTCTGATCTACTTCATTCTCCTTTATCTTGTGTATATCGTCGGCTATACTTTCCAGACGGCCTGCACAAAAGCCGGACAAACGGTTTTGACGAATGATCCTAATCAACGTCCGTTGTTCTCGACATTCGACATGTCCTATACTTCACTGTTGTTTGCGGGTGCTGCAATGTATGTATCGAATTATATGGTACCGAAACATGGCGGCTTTACGGAATCTTTCTTCCATGAATTTGTCATTACCGTGGTCATCATTTCCGGCGTTATGACGGCACTTGCTGTAATCGGATTATGGGAACATGACACAACTGAAAACTTTGGTACAGGTGGCGAACAAGAACCCATCAAGTTGAAAGATATGTTCAACATCATCAAAGGCAATCGTCCTTTACAGATGCTTATTGTAGCAGCTTCAACCGATAAGTTGGCAGCCACTGTTTCGGGGAACTCGATCGTAATGGTCATGCTGTTCGGTGTCGTCATCGGAGATTTTGGTGTCTATGGTTCCATTTCAGCCATCACAATGATTCCTGTTTTGATCCTGATCCAAATCGGAACGCGCTATGCTCGTAAATTTGGTTCGAAAAAAGCGCTGATTGTATCCACTTGGTTGTGTATCGGCCTCTATTCAGGAATGTTCCTGTTGCTTTGGTTGGGTGATCCTTCGCAGATCCGTATGACTGATATGAACGCGATGTCCTTGGCATTCGTCACTCTGTACATTTTGGGGACAGGCGTCAGGAATATATCAGGCGGTATCGTTATTCCGATGATTCCGGATGTCGCAGACTACGAAGTTTACAAAAATGACCGTTATGCGCCAGGTGTGATGGGGACGATCTTCTCCTTCGTTGATAAAATGATCTCTTCTCTTGGTCAAACAGTCATCGGACTAATGTTGGCGTTCATCGGCTTCAAAGAAGTATTCCCTTCTGTGGATACACCGGCCACTACAGAAATCTTCTGGGTAACGATGATATTGTTCATCGGCCTGCTGATCTTGGGCTGGGTTGCTTCCCTGATCGCGATGAAATTCTACGAATTGGATGACAAACGTATGGTTGAAATCCAAATGGAACTTGCCGACCGTAGAGACGCAAAAAAAGCAGCAACTGAACAGTAA
- a CDS encoding YbaB/EbfC family nucleoid-associated protein, with protein sequence MRGGMGNMQGMMKQMQKMQKEMEKTQAELNMTEFVGAASNDLVKITMTGNKKVTDVVIAPEAVDPEDVEMLQDLILMATNDVLSKIDEATKAKLGKFASAIPGF encoded by the coding sequence ATGCGAGGCGGAATGGGAAATATGCAAGGCATGATGAAACAAATGCAAAAAATGCAGAAAGAAATGGAGAAGACACAAGCAGAACTCAATATGACGGAGTTTGTCGGTGCAGCTTCAAATGATCTGGTCAAAATCACGATGACCGGGAACAAGAAGGTGACGGATGTTGTCATCGCGCCTGAAGCGGTCGATCCGGAAGATGTGGAAATGCTGCAGGATCTGATCCTGATGGCGACCAATGATGTACTAAGCAAGATCGATGAAGCAACGAAAGCGAAATTGGGCAAGTTTGCCAGTGCGATTCCGGGCTTCTAA
- a CDS encoding type I toxin-antitoxin system Fst family toxin — translation MFRLLDKLLSLVVAPLFVELVLTLVDHWLDD, via the coding sequence GTGTTTCGCTTGCTAGATAAGTTACTTTCGTTAGTCGTCGCACCACTTTTTGTGGAACTGGTATTAACACTGGTTGATCATTGGTTAGATGATTAG
- a CDS encoding type II toxin-antitoxin system PemK/MazF family toxin, protein MVKQGDIVKINLDPKQGHEQQGYRPYICLSYHGVSDYANVAVFAPISNTERNYPLYVPLRGTESSGKVLLDQLVTIDYNARKYSYVETVPEKLIDELLMKVKVIFQKNEKIV, encoded by the coding sequence ATGGTAAAACAAGGAGATATTGTTAAAATTAATTTAGACCCAAAACAAGGGCACGAGCAGCAAGGATACAGACCGTATATCTGTTTGAGCTATCATGGGGTCAGTGACTATGCTAATGTGGCTGTATTCGCTCCCATTTCAAATACAGAACGCAATTATCCTTTGTATGTGCCATTAAGAGGCACAGAGTCTTCAGGAAAAGTTTTGCTGGATCAACTAGTAACAATCGATTACAACGCGAGGAAGTATAGCTATGTTGAAACCGTACCAGAAAAACTAATCGATGAATTGCTGATGAAAGTAAAAGTAATCTTTCAAAAAAACGAAAAAATTGTTTGA
- a CDS encoding MarR family transcriptional regulator, with the protein MEEQNKDVIGSVMKLMRTLRRKENPAKHESRGAGKLLRILQENDGISSRELADRMGIRPASLTEMLNRLEADGILMRQPDPADQRRNRIFIQEKGSVLLKKMQAVRQTEREHINQSLTLEEQEQFVELCEKLTKSLEDFRNQAGEQ; encoded by the coding sequence ATGGAAGAACAAAATAAAGATGTCATCGGCAGCGTGATGAAGCTGATGCGTACGTTGCGGCGCAAGGAGAACCCCGCCAAGCACGAATCCCGAGGAGCGGGAAAGCTTTTGCGGATATTGCAGGAAAATGACGGGATTAGTTCGCGGGAATTGGCGGACCGGATGGGGATCCGGCCGGCTTCCTTGACGGAGATGCTGAACCGGCTCGAGGCTGACGGGATCTTGATGCGCCAGCCAGACCCGGCCGATCAGCGCAGGAACAGGATTTTTATCCAGGAAAAGGGGTCTGTTTTATTGAAGAAAATGCAGGCAGTGCGCCAAACGGAAAGGGAGCATATTAATCAAAGTTTGACGCTGGAGGAGCAGGAACAATTCGTTGAGCTCTGCGAAAAACTGACAAAATCCTTGGAGGACTTCAGAAACCAAGCGGGTGAGCAATGA
- the recR gene encoding recombination mediator RecR translates to MQYPEPIAKLIESFMKLPGIGQKTAARLAFFCLDMDEEAVLGFADALIRSKRDLHQCAICGNITESDPCNICSDNTRDKSIILVVENPRDIMSMEKIREYHGLYHVLNGVLSPMEGTGPEDLNIASLIKRLQDETVKEIIIATNATAEGEATAMYLSRLIKPAGIKVTRLAYGLAVGSDIEYADEMTLFRAIDGRREL, encoded by the coding sequence ATGCAATACCCAGAACCGATAGCGAAATTAATCGAGAGCTTCATGAAATTGCCGGGCATCGGGCAAAAAACGGCAGCCCGATTGGCCTTTTTCTGTCTGGATATGGACGAGGAGGCTGTGCTGGGATTCGCGGATGCGCTGATCCGCTCAAAAAGGGATTTACACCAGTGCGCCATCTGCGGTAATATTACCGAATCAGATCCATGCAACATTTGTTCGGACAATACCCGGGACAAGTCCATTATCCTGGTGGTCGAAAATCCCCGCGACATCATGTCGATGGAAAAAATCCGCGAATACCATGGTTTGTACCATGTGTTGAACGGGGTCCTTTCACCGATGGAAGGGACCGGGCCGGAAGATCTGAACATCGCCAGCCTGATCAAACGACTGCAGGACGAGACCGTCAAGGAAATCATCATCGCGACGAATGCGACAGCCGAAGGGGAAGCGACAGCCATGTACCTTTCGCGCCTGATCAAGCCGGCGGGTATCAAAGTGACGCGTCTGGCTTATGGATTGGCGGTCGGCAGCGACATCGAATATGCGGATGAGATGACCCTCTTCCGTGCCATCGATGGGCGCCGAGAACTGTAA
- a CDS encoding recombinase family protein, with protein MKIGYARVSTGLQNLDLQEDSLEKFGCEKVFTDHMSGAKSNRPGLETAIEFVRSGDTLVVWRLDRLGRNMEDLITIVNRLNNRGVSFHSLQENITMDKSSSTGQLMFHLFAAFAEFERNLILERSAAGRAAARARGRFGGRPEKLSKSDLELMKTLIDNGTPIKTIAERWNVSRTTIYRYLNKLEEMDTEQV; from the coding sequence TTGAAAATTGGATACGCACGTGTTTCTACTGGATTACAGAATTTGGATCTCCAGGAAGATAGTCTGGAAAAATTTGGCTGTGAGAAAGTTTTTACAGATCACATGAGTGGCGCAAAGAGTAATCGCCCAGGATTAGAAACAGCGATTGAATTTGTTCGTTCAGGGGATACACTCGTTGTTTGGCGATTAGATCGGCTTGGGCGAAATATGGAAGACTTGATTACGATTGTCAATCGTTTGAATAATCGAGGTGTTAGTTTTCACAGTTTACAAGAAAATATCACGATGGATAAATCAAGCTCGACCGGTCAATTAATGTTCCACCTGTTTGCAGCGTTTGCGGAATTTGAGCGGAATTTAATTCTGGAACGATCTGCAGCCGGACGTGCCGCTGCACGGGCACGAGGTAGGTTTGGTGGACGCCCCGAAAAGTTAAGCAAGAGTGACTTGGAACTTATGAAAACGTTAATCGATAATGGAACGCCTATTAAAACGATTGCCGAAAGATGGAATGTTTCCCGTACAACCATTTATCGTTATCTCAATAAATTAGAGGAGATGGATACTGAACAAGTGTGA
- a CDS encoding DUF368 domain-containing protein, with protein sequence MKTHKEQSRIQVIDWLLRMMKGMMIGSGAILPGVSGGALAAVFGLYEPLIVFLSDITNDFVKRVMYFLPVGVGGILGVFVLAYPLDYGLQYYPVHVLWAFIGAIIGTLPSLYREAGKHGRTRGHIILALTVAIVMFFILFWSNENLNLHVGQNFFTWLLAGAIFASGFIVPGLSPSNFLIYLNLYQPLTEGIRLLDFSILIPVAIGAVLCIFLFAKAVRYLLNIAYATVFHFVFGVVIASTTIIAPSLELYSGFTFLNYAVVLLLFFAGLALGLWMGKLEDTYK encoded by the coding sequence ATGAAAACGCATAAAGAACAAAGTAGGATTCAAGTGATAGACTGGTTGCTTAGGATGATGAAAGGGATGATGATCGGGTCGGGGGCTATCCTTCCGGGAGTCAGCGGTGGCGCACTTGCGGCTGTTTTTGGCTTATACGAACCACTGATTGTCTTTCTCTCGGATATCACGAATGATTTTGTCAAACGGGTTATGTACTTCTTGCCGGTTGGGGTAGGGGGAATCTTGGGCGTCTTCGTACTGGCCTATCCCTTGGACTACGGGCTGCAGTATTATCCCGTCCATGTATTGTGGGCTTTCATCGGAGCCATCATCGGAACGCTTCCTTCGCTTTACCGGGAAGCGGGCAAGCATGGACGCACGCGTGGGCATATCATACTAGCGTTAACGGTTGCCATTGTCATGTTTTTCATTCTGTTCTGGTCCAATGAGAATCTCAATCTGCATGTGGGTCAAAATTTCTTCACCTGGTTGCTGGCGGGTGCCATTTTTGCTTCTGGTTTCATTGTCCCTGGCTTGAGCCCCTCAAACTTTTTAATTTATCTGAATTTGTACCAGCCTCTGACAGAAGGCATTCGCCTGCTTGATTTTTCGATCTTGATTCCCGTGGCCATCGGGGCTGTTCTCTGTATTTTTCTTTTTGCCAAAGCGGTACGGTACTTACTGAACATTGCGTATGCGACGGTCTTCCATTTTGTGTTCGGCGTGGTGATTGCCTCCACCACCATCATTGCTCCCTCATTGGAACTATACAGCGGCTTCACCTTCCTTAATTATGCTGTCGTTCTCTTGCTCTTCTTTGCCGGCTTAGCACTTGGCTTGTGGATGGGGAAATTGGAAGACACTTATAAGTAA
- a CDS encoding Cof-type HAD-IIB family hydrolase yields the protein MYKLIAMDMDGTLLNDEKKLTEENIKAIKQVKEKGIFTVISTGRPISGVKPYLNMFEHGDIDFLVCNNGAVVYNVIQDKIIHEEHFKRSEIEEIIQMADDLEISLHFLDSNQLITHNNPINKYIILDAYLSDMDIFTKTPSALANHEHIHKALFTADSEMLNHKTQLLPQWFVEKYNCVRSDEMYFEILKENVDKASGLKKIMRSLEIDRENVIAIGDQQNDIQMLNLSGLAIAMHNASPLVKEMADIICPDNNSSGVSQVLSDIFF from the coding sequence TTGTACAAACTAATAGCGATGGATATGGACGGGACATTGCTTAATGATGAAAAGAAATTGACTGAGGAAAACATAAAAGCAATTAAACAAGTCAAAGAAAAAGGTATCTTTACTGTCATAAGTACAGGTAGACCAATTTCTGGAGTAAAGCCGTATCTAAATATGTTTGAGCACGGGGACATTGATTTTTTGGTCTGCAACAATGGTGCAGTCGTGTATAACGTGATTCAAGACAAAATCATTCATGAAGAGCATTTTAAGCGGAGTGAAATCGAAGAGATAATCCAAATGGCTGATGACTTAGAAATAAGCTTGCATTTCTTAGATAGCAATCAATTGATTACCCATAACAATCCAATCAACAAGTACATTATTTTAGACGCTTATTTATCTGATATGGATATCTTTACGAAAACTCCGTCAGCCCTTGCTAATCATGAGCATATCCATAAAGCTTTATTCACAGCTGATAGCGAAATGTTGAATCATAAAACTCAGCTACTCCCTCAGTGGTTTGTCGAAAAATATAACTGCGTACGTAGTGATGAAATGTATTTTGAGATTTTGAAAGAAAATGTTGATAAAGCATCTGGTTTAAAGAAAATTATGCGCTCGTTAGAGATTGATCGAGAAAATGTAATTGCTATAGGTGACCAACAGAATGACATACAAATGTTGAATTTATCTGGTTTAGCTATTGCAATGCATAATGCTTCACCATTAGTTAAAGAAATGGCAGATATAATTTGTCCAGATAATAACAGTAGTGGAGTTAGTCAAGTTTTATCAGATATTTTTTTCTGA
- the dnaX gene encoding DNA polymerase III subunit gamma/tau, producing the protein MSYQALYRVWRPQRFGDIAGQEAVTQTLKNALIQGKTSHAYLFTGPRGTGKTSAAKIFAKAINCHHRVDGEPCNECETCRAITEGRLNDVIEIDAASNNGVEEIRDIRDKARYAPTQADYKVYIIDEVHMLSTGAFNALLKTLEEPPENVIFILATTEPHKIPLTIISRTQRFDFKRISYQDIINRMAYILQEEKIGYDEQALHVIARSANGGMRDALSLLDQIISYGSESVTFDNAVKVSGSLTEEMMISFSSALLHEETEAALQLLQEILSSGKEAGRFLEEMILFARDVLVYQQTKGKAFADNTQQYSEAFQTFSQESPATFLYEMIEAFNETQREMRFSTQPDIYLEVLAVKLSQSRAHAPAAVPSAQAAPSGEVQRLAHELELVKKELAKLQELIASGNLTVSQEGAKAAPAKKETARQSNTSAGFKPNMGRTYQILGEATKQDLARFRDFWTDILDVLSVTQRAVLKQANPVAASPTSFILSFQYDILCQKATEDAELQAAVDAATERMLQRPGELVCLTEEQWTSVRRNYIQNRNGSPAAESEGDPKQAAPKQAAAQSAAPKQQAPAKVDEAKPVDLDLPPEPPMPEMEDGYRGDYHPGSFADDFSVETDPIVIEEQKEQEVIDQALSLFGDEVVTVVND; encoded by the coding sequence ATGAGCTATCAAGCACTATATCGGGTTTGGCGCCCGCAGCGGTTCGGAGACATCGCAGGTCAGGAAGCGGTCACGCAGACGTTGAAGAATGCCTTAATACAGGGGAAAACGAGCCATGCTTACCTTTTTACCGGACCGCGCGGAACAGGTAAGACGAGTGCAGCCAAGATTTTTGCGAAAGCCATCAACTGTCATCATCGCGTCGACGGGGAGCCGTGCAACGAATGCGAAACCTGCCGGGCCATCACCGAAGGACGCTTGAACGACGTCATCGAAATCGATGCCGCCAGTAACAACGGCGTGGAGGAAATCCGGGATATCCGCGACAAAGCGCGTTATGCACCGACCCAAGCCGACTACAAAGTCTACATCATCGATGAGGTGCACATGCTCTCGACCGGGGCCTTCAATGCGCTCCTGAAGACGCTGGAGGAGCCGCCGGAAAATGTCATCTTCATTTTGGCGACGACGGAGCCGCACAAGATTCCGTTGACGATCATTTCCAGGACGCAGCGGTTCGACTTTAAACGGATTTCCTATCAGGACATCATCAACCGGATGGCCTATATCCTGCAAGAGGAAAAGATCGGCTATGATGAGCAGGCGCTGCATGTCATCGCGCGCTCCGCGAACGGCGGGATGCGGGATGCGCTCAGCTTGCTCGATCAGATCATTTCCTATGGGTCGGAATCGGTCACTTTCGATAATGCGGTGAAGGTGTCAGGCAGTCTGACGGAGGAAATGATGATTTCCTTCTCGAGCGCGTTGCTGCATGAAGAAACGGAAGCAGCGCTGCAACTGCTGCAGGAAATACTGAGTTCAGGCAAAGAGGCCGGCCGTTTCCTTGAGGAGATGATCCTATTTGCGCGGGATGTACTGGTCTATCAACAGACAAAAGGCAAGGCCTTTGCCGACAATACGCAGCAATACAGCGAAGCTTTTCAGACTTTCTCGCAGGAGTCGCCAGCAACGTTCCTCTACGAGATGATAGAGGCCTTCAACGAGACCCAAAGGGAGATGCGCTTCTCGACGCAACCGGACATCTATCTGGAAGTGTTGGCGGTGAAGCTGTCCCAATCCAGGGCGCATGCACCTGCGGCAGTCCCGAGCGCACAAGCAGCGCCGAGCGGTGAAGTCCAGCGGCTGGCGCACGAATTGGAGCTCGTCAAAAAGGAACTTGCGAAGCTGCAGGAACTGATCGCCTCCGGGAATCTTACCGTTTCCCAGGAGGGGGCCAAAGCGGCGCCTGCCAAGAAAGAAACGGCCCGCCAGTCGAACACGTCTGCCGGATTCAAACCCAACATGGGCCGGACTTACCAGATTTTGGGTGAGGCGACGAAGCAGGATCTTGCCCGTTTCCGCGATTTCTGGACGGATATCCTGGACGTGCTTTCGGTCACCCAACGTGCCGTGCTGAAGCAGGCCAATCCGGTGGCGGCGAGTCCGACCAGTTTTATTCTGTCATTCCAGTATGATATCCTTTGCCAAAAAGCGACGGAAGATGCTGAACTGCAGGCGGCGGTTGATGCAGCAACGGAGCGGATGCTGCAGCGTCCCGGCGAATTGGTGTGCTTGACGGAAGAACAATGGACATCGGTGCGGCGCAACTATATCCAGAATCGGAACGGCAGCCCGGCTGCCGAGTCCGAAGGCGATCCGAAGCAAGCCGCGCCAAAACAGGCGGCAGCACAATCGGCTGCCCCTAAACAGCAGGCTCCCGCAAAAGTCGATGAGGCCAAGCCGGTCGATCTGGATCTGCCGCCGGAACCGCCGATGCCGGAAATGGAAGACGGTTACCGAGGCGACTATCACCCCGGGAGTTTCGCCGATGATTTTTCGGTCGAGACCGATCCGATCGTGATCGAGGAACAAAAAGAACAGGAAGTCATTGATCAGGCGCTGAGTCTTTTCGGGGATGAAGTCGTGACCGTCGTCAATGACTGA
- a CDS encoding YaaL family protein, producing MAFHLNIANKKQGHLKQKYDEKLIDLISEVHQHYTTLVQLQQNAYDLPEELRIFEKIAEAKYLFLLREAKERQIQADISAPKKAKQFRWRKRTNRAEDIFHSE from the coding sequence ATGGCATTCCATTTGAACATCGCCAACAAGAAGCAGGGACACTTAAAGCAAAAATACGACGAAAAGCTGATCGACTTGATCAGCGAAGTCCATCAACATTACACAACCTTGGTCCAACTGCAGCAGAATGCCTATGATTTGCCTGAAGAATTGCGTATCTTCGAGAAGATAGCAGAAGCGAAATATCTGTTCCTGCTGCGTGAAGCTAAAGAAAGACAGATCCAAGCGGATATTTCCGCACCGAAAAAAGCCAAGCAATTCCGTTGGCGCAAGCGCACGAACCGCGCAGAAGACATCTTTCATTCGGAATGA
- a CDS encoding PBECR4 domain-containing protein, with amino-acid sequence MSDALLQSAFIYQEISKYEYYFIFGDKKRNLYYIPIKLKNENYPHLIGIDKLTDKKELIFKKGKDKIIERIINNEITFQNIEDSKQIENCLNKLSFFNGFSSFFSDNITQSSGFNFLKKTAFSSINASILIKNMNSHDHVFFKYECLDKGAEYYIPISFLNDHTQKYTAKQTRLTLLYAERKEILSQSEREVLYKLKSFTDEIIYSATKL; translated from the coding sequence ATGTCAGATGCACTACTACAATCAGCTTTTATATATCAAGAGATTTCAAAGTATGAATATTACTTTATTTTTGGTGATAAAAAGAGAAATTTGTACTATATTCCAATTAAATTAAAGAATGAAAATTATCCTCATCTTATAGGAATAGATAAACTGACAGATAAAAAAGAACTCATTTTTAAAAAAGGTAAGGATAAAATTATTGAAAGAATTATTAATAATGAAATCACTTTTCAAAATATAGAAGATTCAAAACAAATTGAAAATTGTCTAAATAAATTATCATTCTTTAATGGTTTCTCTTCATTCTTTTCCGATAATATTACACAGTCTAGTGGTTTTAACTTTTTGAAAAAGACAGCATTCTCCAGCATAAACGCTAGTATTCTAATAAAAAATATGAATAGTCATGATCATGTTTTTTTTAAATACGAATGTTTAGACAAAGGCGCTGAGTATTATATTCCTATATCTTTTTTAAACGACCACACACAGAAATATACAGCTAAACAAACAAGGCTGACGTTATTGTATGCTGAAAGAAAAGAAATTTTATCTCAATCTGAGAGAGAAGTTCTTTATAAATTGAAGTCTTTTACTGACGAAATTATTTACTCAGCAACTAAACTTTGA
- a CDS encoding AbrB/MazE/SpoVT family DNA-binding domain-containing protein has translation MLQLPVKQWGNSHAIRLPKSVLEALEVEKDDELNVEIVNHSIVLTKAEKDLTFQELFKGYDGEKFTSELQNLSPVGNEKW, from the coding sequence ATGCTGCAATTACCTGTCAAACAATGGGGGAACAGTCACGCAATACGCTTGCCAAAAAGTGTATTGGAAGCACTGGAAGTAGAGAAAGATGATGAACTGAATGTAGAAATTGTCAATCATTCGATTGTGTTGACCAAAGCCGAAAAGGACCTGACTTTTCAAGAACTGTTCAAAGGGTACGACGGAGAAAAATTCACTTCAGAATTACAAAACCTTTCGCCAGTGGGGAATGAGAAATGGTAA
- a CDS encoding ribulose-phosphate 3-epimerase — protein sequence MADIYLCPSMMCADFGNLKNEVTSLEKAGADIFHIDIMDGKYVPTIGMGLQDFKVIRETTDLMLDVHLMVEKPSAYVQMFAELGADIIYIHPNSENLPESTLYKIKSYGKKAGIVLNPGTSISEIQELLPLVDYVLVMTVYVGFSGQKYLDFVDDKIHQLLTLKTDHHFELVVDGAITPDKIQKWRALGVKGFVLGTSALFGKNQSYDELISIYRSRQVVNLQTKIR from the coding sequence ATGGCTGATATATACTTATGTCCGTCAATGATGTGCGCAGACTTTGGTAACTTGAAAAATGAAGTAACCAGCTTAGAAAAGGCCGGTGCAGATATATTCCACATTGATATTATGGACGGAAAATATGTTCCTACAATTGGTATGGGGTTACAAGATTTTAAGGTCATTCGAGAAACGACTGATTTAATGCTAGATGTTCACTTAATGGTAGAAAAACCAAGTGCCTATGTCCAAATGTTCGCTGAATTAGGAGCGGATATCATATATATCCATCCTAACTCTGAGAACCTACCTGAATCAACGTTATATAAAATAAAAAGTTACGGAAAAAAGGCGGGTATCGTCCTAAATCCAGGCACATCAATTTCTGAGATACAAGAACTATTACCTCTTGTAGATTATGTTTTGGTAATGACGGTTTATGTAGGTTTTTCGGGCCAAAAATATTTAGACTTTGTTGATGATAAAATCCATCAACTACTAACACTCAAAACTGATCATCATTTTGAATTAGTTGTTGATGGTGCAATAACCCCAGATAAGATTCAAAAGTGGAGGGCTTTAGGCGTGAAAGGCTTTGTTCTTGGTACGTCTGCGCTATTTGGTAAAAATCAAAGTTACGATGAATTGATTTCAATTTACAGGTCTAGACAGGTAGTAAATCTTCAAACTAAAATAAGATAA
- a CDS encoding VOC family protein: MTAFWDLGKVALKVNDLQKMTQFYQEALGLDLMEEKENSVVLGVAADNTPLVELIQLAAPSDRKRTTGLFHLAILLPTRADLGSILYHLLTKRYDIDGASDHGYSEAIYLQDPEGNGIEIYRDKALSAWDIRPDGKIEGVTEAMDADGVIGAMVKIYDGIPSGSIMGHVHLTVHDLVETQQFYQNVLGISLKSDFFGQAKFFAAGNYHHHIGSNMWAGKQLPAAEENQSGLAYFTWVVADNTAYEALKSRLVQAEVSFEETDNTLIFKDNSGIEIHAVIHQ; the protein is encoded by the coding sequence ATGACAGCATTTTGGGATTTGGGCAAGGTTGCCTTGAAAGTCAATGATCTGCAGAAAATGACGCAATTCTACCAAGAAGCGCTAGGCTTGGATTTGATGGAAGAAAAGGAAAATTCGGTTGTGTTGGGGGTCGCCGCGGACAACACGCCTTTGGTGGAATTGATTCAACTCGCCGCACCATCCGATCGCAAAAGAACGACCGGACTTTTCCACTTGGCGATCCTTTTGCCGACCCGCGCGGACTTGGGATCCATCCTCTATCATTTACTCACTAAGAGATATGATATTGATGGAGCGAGTGACCACGGATACAGCGAAGCCATCTACCTTCAAGATCCGGAAGGCAACGGGATCGAAATCTACCGCGACAAAGCGCTTTCGGCTTGGGATATCCGTCCGGACGGGAAAATCGAAGGTGTGACGGAAGCAATGGATGCGGATGGCGTAATCGGTGCGATGGTCAAAATTTATGATGGCATCCCTTCCGGCTCCATAATGGGACACGTCCATTTGACCGTTCACGATCTGGTCGAAACGCAACAATTTTACCAAAACGTACTCGGTATTTCATTGAAGTCAGACTTCTTCGGGCAAGCAAAATTCTTCGCCGCCGGGAACTACCATCACCACATCGGTTCGAATATGTGGGCTGGAAAACAGTTACCCGCCGCTGAAGAGAACCAATCAGGTTTGGCCTACTTCACTTGGGTAGTTGCCGACAACACTGCCTATGAAGCGCTGAAAAGCAGACTGGTTCAGGCAGAAGTTTCGTTTGAAGAAACGGACAACACCCTTATCTTCAAAGACAACAGCGGCATCGAGATCCATGCGGTCATTCATCAATAA